In the genome of Poecilia reticulata strain Guanapo linkage group LG16, Guppy_female_1.0+MT, whole genome shotgun sequence, one region contains:
- the stx17 gene encoding syntaxin-17 has protein sequence MAEEGNKLTLRRLEGTINKFIKVALPTDLERLQKHHSNILKYQRNQQWERLHQEQINASRTVQQLRANMREMEQLCGRVRSEDAEALEELVKPVRERASAAAQDFLLLHSNPPPPVPAAPPVPAAPPDARPSVSRSSSCHDLEEEDEEPLSDLQIQLRLPEIPADQNASESWDNLEEDLKELSGLVTEFSLLVHTQQEKIDSIEDNVNTAAVNVEEGTRSLGKVAGYKLAVLPVAGALLGGVLGGPLGLLAGFKAAGVAAAVGGGALGFAGGSLVRKHRRAQVDQQMSRLTAPAAEEPEKNKDK, from the exons ATGGCAGAGGAAGGCAACAAGCTGACCCTGAGGCGCCTGGAGGGGACCATCAACAAGTTCATTAAAGTAGCTCTGCCCACGGACCTGGAGAGGCTGCAGAAACACCACAGTAACATACTGAAG TATCAACGGAACCAGCAGTGGGAGCGCCTCCATCAGGAGCAAATAAATGCCAGCAGAACTGTTCAG CAACTGAGAGCCAACATGAGAGAGATGGAGCAGCTGTGCGGCCGGGTCCGATCTGAAGACGCCGAAGCTCTGGAGGAGCTCGTAAAGCCGGTCAGGGAGAGAGCGTCAGCCGCAGCACAGGACTTCCTGCTTCTGCACTCCAACCCGCCCCCGCCGGTCCCCGCGGCGCCGCCGGTCCCCGCGGCGCCACCGGACGCTCGGCCCTCCGTCAGTCGGTCCAGCAGCTGCCACGatctggaggaggaggatgaggagccGCTGTCGGATCTGCAGATTCAGCTTCGGCTTCCAGAAATCCCGGCCGATCAGAACGCATCCGAGTCCTGGGATAATCTGGAAGAG GACCTAAAGGAGCTGAGCGGCTTGGTGACGGAGTTCTCCCTGCTTGTCCAT ACCCAGCAGGAGAAGATTGACAGCATAGAGGACAACGTCAACACAGCCGCGGTCAACGTGGAGGAGGGGACCAGGAGCCTGGGGAAG GTGGCGGGCTACAAGCTGGCGGTGCTGCCTGTCGCCGGGGCGCTGCTGGGCGGCGTGTTGGGAGGCCCTCTCGGCCTGCTGGCCGGGTTCAAAGCTGCCGGGGTGGCTGCTGCCGTGGGAGGGGGCGCCCTGGGCTTCGCGGGCGGCAGCCTGGTCCGAAAACACCGCCGAGCTCAAGTGGACCAGCAGATGAGTCGACTGACGGCGCCGGCGGCAGAAGAACCGGAGAAAAATAAGGACAAGTGA